A genome region from Archaeoglobus fulgidus DSM 4304 includes the following:
- a CDS encoding replication factor C large subunit: MLWVEKYRPKTLEEVVADKSIITRVIKWAKSWKRGSKPLLLAGPPGVGKTSLALALANTMGWEAVELNASDQRSWRVIERIVGEGAFNETISDEGEFLSSRIGKLKLIILDEVDNIHKKEDVGGEAALIRLIKRKPAQPLILIANDPYKLSPELRNLCEMINFKRLTKQQVARVLERIALKEGIKVDKSVLLKIAENAGGDLRAAINDFQALAEGKEELKPEDVFLTKRTQEKDIFRVMQMIFKTKNPAVYNEAMLLDESPEDVIHWVDENLPLEYSGVELVNAYEALSRADIFLGRVRRRQFYRLWKYASYLMTVGVQQMKEEPKKGFTRYRRPAVWQMLFQLRQKREMTRKILEKIGKYSHLSMRKARTEMFPVIKLLLKELDVDKAATIAAFYEFTKEELEFLVGEKGDEIWKYVEKHGMHRIEDETFLESFVKAEKEEKEESVEEVAEEKPEEEREEPRARKKAGKNLTLDSFFS, translated from the coding sequence ATGCTGTGGGTTGAGAAGTATCGACCGAAAACTCTTGAAGAAGTCGTTGCAGACAAGAGCATAATCACCAGGGTCATTAAATGGGCTAAAAGCTGGAAGAGAGGAAGTAAGCCCCTTCTTCTCGCCGGTCCTCCCGGCGTGGGAAAAACGTCCCTCGCTCTGGCCCTTGCCAACACAATGGGCTGGGAGGCTGTTGAGCTTAACGCCAGTGACCAGAGGAGCTGGAGGGTTATAGAAAGAATTGTTGGAGAAGGAGCGTTTAACGAGACAATAAGCGACGAGGGGGAGTTTCTTTCATCAAGAATCGGGAAGCTGAAGCTAATTATTCTTGACGAGGTTGACAACATTCACAAGAAGGAGGATGTTGGGGGAGAGGCTGCACTAATAAGGCTCATTAAAAGGAAGCCCGCACAACCCTTAATTCTGATTGCCAACGACCCTTACAAGCTCTCCCCTGAGCTGAGGAATCTTTGCGAGATGATTAACTTCAAAAGGCTAACAAAACAGCAGGTTGCCAGAGTTCTTGAGAGAATTGCTTTGAAGGAGGGAATTAAGGTAGATAAAAGCGTTCTTCTAAAAATAGCTGAGAACGCCGGAGGAGATTTAAGAGCTGCAATTAACGATTTTCAAGCCCTCGCAGAGGGGAAAGAGGAGCTGAAACCGGAAGATGTCTTCTTAACGAAGAGAACGCAGGAAAAAGACATTTTCAGAGTAATGCAAATGATTTTCAAAACAAAAAATCCGGCTGTTTACAATGAGGCCATGCTTCTTGACGAGTCTCCGGAAGACGTCATCCACTGGGTTGACGAGAACCTGCCCCTGGAGTACTCTGGCGTTGAGCTGGTCAACGCTTACGAGGCGCTTTCAAGAGCAGATATTTTTCTCGGTAGAGTTAGGAGAAGGCAGTTCTACAGGCTGTGGAAGTACGCAAGCTATCTCATGACCGTCGGCGTTCAGCAAATGAAGGAGGAACCCAAGAAAGGCTTCACTAGGTACAGAAGGCCGGCCGTCTGGCAGATGCTCTTCCAGCTCAGGCAGAAAAGGGAAATGACGAGAAAAATACTCGAAAAGATTGGGAAGTACAGCCACCTCTCTATGAGAAAAGCCCGCACCGAAATGTTCCCCGTGATAAAGCTGCTCTTAAAGGAGCTTGATGTGGACAAAGCTGCAACCATCGCGGCCTTCTACGAGTTCACAAAGGAGGAACTGGAATTCCTTGTTGGGGAGAAGGGGGACGAAATCTGGAAATACGTTGAGAAGCACGGAATGCACAGAATTGAGGACGAGACCTTCCTTGAAAGCTTTGTGAAAGCTGAAAAGGAAGAGAAGGAGGAGAGTGTTGAGGAAGTTGCTGAGGAGAAACCTGAAGAAGAGAGAGAGGAGCCAAGAGCGAGAAAGAAAGCCGGAAAAAATTTAACTCTCGATTCCTTCTTTTCCTGA
- a CDS encoding LLM class flavin-dependent oxidoreductase, with amino-acid sequence MSVRFGMLLSPPMPALEKVIKIAQQAEDSGMFSLTVPDHTLMVPPGFTPNALSLLSALAVKTSKAMLGTGVTDVVRYHPSVLAQIMATIDHLSYGRAFLGLGAGEAMNIKPFGIEWKKPYTTLREGIEIIKRLWAGDRFSYEGKRFRLDDAFLQIKPLQKIPIYLGANGVKTRELAGEICDGWMPIAETPKTYRENLKDVERGCSKAGRNLDEIDTALQIYTAVDTSFERAMERARQFSGVIVSAAEKAEQAGYSLEMPEGISKKFYFEQLLLDDKMLMEFVKLSSLVTEEMIRDFFIVGTPEDCEEKIEEFVKAGVKHFMLINVGPDPKYVLKVYAERIIPAFSEIK; translated from the coding sequence ATGAGCGTCAGATTCGGCATGCTCCTCTCACCTCCGATGCCCGCGCTTGAAAAGGTTATTAAGATTGCCCAGCAGGCTGAGGACAGCGGGATGTTCTCTTTAACGGTGCCGGACCACACTCTTATGGTTCCCCCAGGCTTTACGCCAAACGCCCTTTCCCTGCTGTCCGCTTTAGCAGTCAAAACTTCAAAGGCTATGCTGGGAACGGGCGTGACCGATGTTGTTCGCTACCATCCCTCCGTTCTGGCTCAGATTATGGCCACCATAGACCACCTCTCGTATGGGAGGGCTTTCCTTGGGCTCGGTGCAGGAGAGGCGATGAACATAAAGCCCTTCGGCATAGAGTGGAAAAAGCCCTACACGACGCTGAGAGAGGGCATAGAGATCATAAAGAGGCTGTGGGCAGGAGATAGATTCAGCTACGAGGGAAAAAGGTTCAGGCTGGATGATGCCTTCCTTCAAATAAAGCCGCTACAGAAGATTCCCATTTATCTCGGAGCAAATGGAGTCAAAACGAGAGAGCTCGCTGGAGAGATATGCGACGGATGGATGCCCATTGCAGAAACGCCGAAGACGTACAGGGAGAACCTAAAAGACGTTGAGCGCGGATGCAGTAAGGCTGGAAGAAATCTTGATGAAATCGACACGGCGTTGCAGATATACACCGCAGTTGATACATCTTTTGAGAGGGCAATGGAGAGGGCGAGGCAGTTCAGCGGTGTGATTGTTTCTGCGGCAGAAAAGGCGGAGCAGGCGGGATACAGCCTCGAAATGCCGGAAGGCATATCAAAAAAATTCTACTTCGAGCAACTTCTTCTTGATGACAAAATGCTTATGGAGTTCGTAAAGCTTTCATCCCTTGTCACCGAGGAGATGATAAGGGACTTCTTCATCGTTGGAACTCCTGAGGACTGCGAGGAAAAGATTGAGGAGTTCGTGAAGGCGGGTGTGAAGCACTTCATGCTCATAAACGTCGGCCCCGACCCCAAGTACGTCCTGAAGGTGTATGCGGAGAGAATCATTCCGGCATTCTCTGAGATAAAGTGA
- a CDS encoding thiolase family protein, whose product MAVIVGAARTPVGRFGGSLKDVAAYELGAVAIKGMLKKLGVAPKPTPESIEFYPEKLEKGRIDLESAYDYDGVEVEIDEVIMGNVLQAAQGQNPARQASILAGIPKEIPAYTVNKVCGSGLKAIALAYHAVKAGDAKAIIAGGMESMSNAPYALPKARWGYRMSVTAKDEILDLMVYDGLWEKFYGYHMGMTAENIVERYGISREEQDQLAYESHMRAVRAIDEGKFAQEIVPVEVKQKKGAVVVDTDEHPRRDTSLEKLAKLPPVFKKDGTVTAGNASGVNDGAAAVLVMDEKAAKDYGLEPKVRILAVASAGIDPAYMGLGPIPAIRKVLKKAGPEIKDIGLIELNEAFAAQALACIKELGLDMEKVNVNGSGISLGHPIGCTGARITTTLIYEMERRGVDYGLASLCIGGGQGMAMVVERV is encoded by the coding sequence ATGGCAGTTATTGTAGGAGCGGCAAGAACCCCCGTGGGTAGATTTGGAGGCAGCTTGAAGGATGTAGCTGCATACGAGCTTGGGGCTGTTGCGATTAAGGGAATGCTGAAAAAGCTGGGCGTTGCACCAAAGCCCACTCCCGAATCCATTGAGTTCTACCCGGAGAAGCTGGAGAAGGGCAGAATTGATCTGGAGTCGGCCTACGACTACGATGGGGTTGAGGTGGAGATTGACGAAGTCATTATGGGAAACGTTTTGCAGGCAGCTCAGGGACAGAATCCAGCGAGGCAGGCGTCAATTCTTGCGGGAATACCAAAGGAGATTCCCGCTTACACTGTCAACAAGGTTTGCGGGAGCGGCTTGAAGGCCATCGCCCTCGCCTACCACGCCGTAAAGGCTGGAGACGCTAAGGCAATCATCGCAGGAGGGATGGAGAGCATGAGCAACGCCCCCTACGCCCTGCCAAAGGCGAGGTGGGGATACAGGATGAGCGTCACAGCCAAGGACGAGATTCTGGACCTCATGGTTTACGACGGCCTCTGGGAGAAGTTCTACGGCTACCACATGGGGATGACAGCCGAAAACATAGTGGAGAGGTACGGCATAAGCAGAGAGGAGCAGGACCAGCTTGCATACGAGAGCCACATGAGGGCTGTAAGGGCCATTGACGAGGGCAAGTTCGCTCAGGAGATAGTCCCGGTGGAGGTTAAGCAGAAGAAGGGAGCAGTTGTGGTGGACACCGACGAGCATCCAAGAAGGGACACGAGCCTTGAGAAGCTCGCGAAGCTACCCCCTGTCTTCAAGAAGGATGGAACTGTCACTGCAGGAAATGCGAGTGGGGTTAATGATGGAGCCGCTGCCGTTCTGGTTATGGACGAGAAGGCAGCGAAGGACTACGGGCTGGAGCCGAAAGTCAGAATACTTGCTGTTGCTTCAGCGGGCATCGACCCTGCATACATGGGCCTTGGGCCTATACCAGCCATAAGAAAGGTTCTGAAGAAAGCTGGGCCTGAAATCAAGGACATAGGGCTGATTGAGCTCAATGAAGCCTTTGCAGCTCAGGCGTTAGCCTGCATAAAGGAGCTTGGACTGGACATGGAAAAGGTCAACGTCAACGGCAGCGGTATATCCCTCGGCCACCCAATTGGCTGCACAGGGGCGAGGATAACAACAACGCTCATCTACGAGATGGAGAGGAGAGGGGTGGACTACGGTCTGGCCTCTCTCTGCATCGGCGGTGGGCAGGGAATGGCGATGGTTGTTGAGAGAGTCTGA
- a CDS encoding CoA-transferase subunit beta, with the protein MRHFTKRLWHRAWITSCPWHRWGTWITDSLGAAQIDPYGNINTTVIGDWEKPKVRLPGSGGANDVASLSWRNIVLMRQDKLRFVEKLDFLTTPGYLDGSRESSGLPEGTGPYRVITQIGVYGFDEQTKRMKLLALHEGRNVEDVLNNSSFEIIIPEEVEYTEPPTREEIDTLKELDPDGILIRKK; encoded by the coding sequence GTGCGACATTTTACAAAGCGGTTATGGCATCGAGCATGGATTACGTCATGTCCTTGGCACAGATGGGGTACGTGGATTACGGATTCCCTTGGGGCAGCACAGATTGACCCCTATGGCAACATCAACACAACAGTCATAGGGGACTGGGAAAAACCGAAGGTTAGGCTTCCCGGAAGTGGTGGAGCAAACGATGTCGCCTCGCTTTCCTGGAGAAACATTGTTCTGATGAGACAGGATAAGCTCAGGTTCGTGGAAAAGCTTGACTTTCTTACAACTCCCGGATACCTCGACGGTAGCAGAGAAAGTTCTGGACTTCCGGAAGGCACTGGCCCCTACAGGGTGATAACGCAGATTGGTGTTTACGGTTTTGATGAGCAAACGAAGAGAATGAAGCTCTTAGCGCTTCATGAAGGACGTAACGTTGAGGACGTGTTGAATAACAGCTCTTTTGAAATTATCATCCCGGAGGAAGTCGAGTACACCGAACCACCAACAAGAGAGGAAATCGACACACTTAAAGAATTGGACCCGGATGGTATTTTAATAAGAAAAAAGTGA
- a CDS encoding CoA transferase subunit A: MEPLEIMDEGEGPLVGWCDPDEFREWVRDNKSREMADKTMSAEEAVSNFIKDGMYVASGGFGHVRVSMNIIYEIIRQGVKGLTMAGKTSVHDLDVLMAAGCVEKVEAAYSFGHELRGLSPASRRKVEGGEVKVITEWSNAALQWRFKAAAMGLPFIPARILMGTDTFKKSSAKIIRDPYSGKPVTLIPACFPDVAIIHVHRADKYGNAQIDGILVEDYELARAAKRLIVTTEEIVPTDKIRESPWRTSIPYFLVDAVVEQPFASHPCNMPLLYYFDEEHIAEYLALTRTEEGAKEYFEKYVYGVNDFWEYLEVVGGSKRLEKLRRIEQLRERPVYPWR, from the coding sequence ATGGAACCTCTGGAAATTATGGATGAAGGCGAAGGCCCCCTCGTTGGCTGGTGTGACCCTGACGAGTTCCGGGAGTGGGTGAGGGACAACAAGAGCAGAGAGATGGCTGACAAGACGATGTCCGCAGAAGAGGCGGTTTCGAACTTCATCAAAGATGGCATGTACGTCGCCAGCGGGGGATTCGGGCATGTAAGGGTTTCCATGAACATCATTTATGAAATCATCAGGCAGGGAGTAAAGGGACTTACGATGGCGGGAAAGACCTCGGTGCACGACCTCGATGTGCTGATGGCTGCCGGCTGCGTTGAAAAGGTTGAGGCTGCATACAGCTTTGGCCACGAGCTGAGGGGGCTGTCGCCCGCTTCGAGAAGGAAGGTTGAGGGTGGGGAGGTAAAGGTTATCACCGAGTGGAGCAACGCAGCTTTGCAATGGAGGTTCAAAGCAGCGGCAATGGGTCTTCCCTTCATTCCAGCAAGGATTTTGATGGGAACGGACACGTTCAAAAAGAGTTCTGCCAAAATCATCAGAGACCCATACAGCGGAAAGCCCGTCACCTTGATTCCGGCCTGCTTCCCCGATGTGGCCATAATACACGTTCACCGTGCCGACAAATACGGAAATGCTCAGATTGATGGAATCCTTGTTGAAGACTACGAGCTTGCGAGGGCAGCGAAGAGGCTGATAGTCACAACCGAGGAGATAGTCCCGACGGACAAAATCAGGGAGAGTCCGTGGAGAACCTCCATCCCCTACTTCCTTGTGGATGCCGTTGTAGAGCAGCCCTTTGCGTCCCATCCCTGTAATATGCCTTTGCTCTACTACTTTGACGAGGAGCACATTGCCGAGTATCTTGCATTGACGAGAACGGAGGAGGGAGCCAAGGAGTACTTTGAAAAGTACGTTTATGGAGTCAACGATTTCTGGGAGTACCTCGAAGTTGTCGGTGGTTCTAAGAGGCTCGAAAAACTCAGAAGGATTGAGCAGCTCAGGGAGCGCCCTGTTTACCCGTGGAGGTGA
- a CDS encoding cyclase family protein — MSNPFGYGVPLWPYFNDVIIDRYHYHAKSRVLSQIITTTMHVSTHADAPIHVEEGFPSIDEVPIERYMGEGVVVSIPKKKWEVITAEDLEKADPPIEKGDIVIVNTGWHRYWSDSVKYFCYAPGFYKEAGEWFVKKKVKAVGIDTQALDHPLATREAWHHPGADERNSILPWLKEEYKQLTGRDVSEDFPYWEPCHRLLLTHGIMGWENVGGDIDKVTGQRCTIIGLPIRWVKGDGSIVRLVALVEKR; from the coding sequence CTGTCAAATCCCTTTGGTTACGGTGTGCCGCTGTGGCCGTACTTCAACGATGTAATTATCGACCGCTACCACTACCACGCCAAGTCAAGAGTTCTTTCCCAGATAATCACGACGACCATGCACGTTTCAACGCATGCTGACGCACCGATACACGTTGAGGAGGGATTTCCATCGATTGACGAGGTTCCGATAGAGAGGTACATGGGAGAGGGTGTTGTGGTCTCGATTCCCAAAAAGAAGTGGGAGGTAATAACCGCCGAGGATCTGGAGAAGGCCGACCCTCCAATAGAGAAGGGAGACATCGTTATCGTTAACACAGGCTGGCACAGGTACTGGAGCGACAGCGTCAAGTACTTCTGCTACGCGCCCGGATTTTACAAGGAGGCAGGTGAGTGGTTCGTTAAAAAGAAGGTTAAGGCCGTGGGAATTGACACTCAGGCTCTCGACCACCCCCTTGCAACGAGAGAAGCATGGCACCACCCCGGTGCAGACGAGAGAAACTCAATTCTACCGTGGCTGAAGGAGGAGTACAAGCAGCTGACGGGCAGAGATGTCAGCGAGGACTTCCCTTACTGGGAGCCGTGCCACAGGCTGCTCCTTACACACGGAATAATGGGATGGGAGAATGTAGGAGGGGACATCGACAAGGTCACAGGGCAGAGGTGCACGATAATCGGCCTGCCGATAAGGTGGGTCAAGGGAGATGGCTCAATAGTCAGACTCGTCGCCCTTGTCGAAAAGAGGTAA
- a CDS encoding 4Fe-4S dicluster domain-containing protein has protein sequence MSKLTFVHDRRKCIGCYACVIACKVEHSSENFDDPGRIRVFHDGPRITGEKVQQHFKVVVCRHCLSAPCVDECPTGALRKSEDGMTVLDLDLCIGCKICMEVCPFGAPQLGDDGKVRIYDLCMPRIEEGKKPACVSACVAQCLQVKSVEDLKKKSKTRKPEG, from the coding sequence TTGTCAAAACTGACCTTCGTTCACGACCGCAGGAAATGCATTGGCTGCTATGCCTGCGTAATAGCATGCAAGGTCGAGCACAGCTCCGAGAACTTCGACGACCCCGGAAGAATCAGAGTTTTCCACGATGGACCAAGGATTACGGGTGAGAAGGTACAGCAGCACTTCAAAGTCGTCGTTTGCAGGCACTGCCTGAGTGCCCCGTGCGTGGATGAGTGCCCGACTGGTGCGCTGAGGAAAAGCGAGGATGGAATGACGGTCTTGGACCTGGATTTGTGCATAGGCTGCAAAATTTGCATGGAGGTGTGCCCATTCGGAGCGCCGCAGCTGGGCGATGATGGAAAAGTCAGAATCTACGACCTCTGCATGCCGCGCATTGAGGAAGGTAAAAAACCCGCCTGCGTTTCAGCCTGCGTTGCTCAGTGTCTTCAGGTCAAATCGGTGGAGGATTTGAAGAAGAAATCTAAAACTCGGAAACCTGAAGGATGA
- a CDS encoding molybdopterin-dependent oxidoreductase: MSEHVVKTTCKSCHGGCRVLVKVKSGKIVHIEGDPSSLTRGTMCPKGLASIKEVYNPSRLKYPLKRVGERGEGEWKRISWKEALDTIAEKMKEYIEEYGPSSILIGQGTGRGYNRYTFRFARSIGSPNVLLPAHFCYAPRLAAFGITVGGRLYCDYHGWGGEYPKTIVHWGKQLEYTNADGEMAVWFLRALEEAEHFILVDPKATPVAHRADLWLPVRPGTDAALALGMLNVIISEELYDKDFVEQWTHGFDRLRERVEEYSPDKVSRITWVPEDKIKLAAEWFATSRPGCIQIGQALEAGNNSIQTLRAIICLMAVTGNIERPGGMVNWVPPETGEMEEFALEVPPPEELPIGADRYKLLALPPFAMCHFESVCEDLLNGERRIKMMHLQGTNPVLAYANSKDVLKALLNVEFISVVDLYMSPTAKYADIVLPAAHWLETDDIYDMHPRFFVSAIVRAVEPVGEALPDNVIFNELGKRLAPKYWFSDVYEMLNYQLRKAGITWEEFKEIGVLARTGKEHYYKYKTNYWREGGGFPTPTGKIELYSTILENLNYDPLPHYREPNESPYSTPELSEKYPLILSTGGRVPYYFHSQYRQNPWLRELQPDPVALIHPETAEKYGIKDGDWIWIETPRGRIRQRARLFEAMNPRYVFAQASWYYPEKPDLGIFESNANVLTSNKPPFDPCIGSTTFRAMLCRIYRCDGGE; encoded by the coding sequence ATGTCCGAGCATGTCGTAAAAACTACCTGCAAGAGCTGTCACGGCGGATGCAGGGTGCTCGTTAAGGTAAAGTCAGGGAAAATAGTGCACATAGAGGGTGATCCCAGCTCGCTTACCAGAGGAACGATGTGTCCAAAGGGACTGGCGAGCATCAAGGAGGTTTACAACCCTTCGAGGCTCAAATATCCGCTGAAGAGAGTTGGCGAGAGAGGAGAGGGAGAGTGGAAAAGAATAAGCTGGAAGGAGGCTCTGGATACGATAGCGGAAAAAATGAAGGAATACATCGAGGAGTACGGCCCCTCCTCAATTTTAATCGGTCAGGGAACAGGGAGAGGCTACAACCGCTACACGTTCAGATTTGCGAGGTCGATAGGATCGCCAAACGTCCTCCTGCCTGCACATTTCTGCTATGCTCCAAGGCTCGCAGCCTTTGGCATTACCGTCGGTGGCAGGCTGTACTGCGACTACCACGGATGGGGTGGGGAGTACCCCAAAACCATAGTCCACTGGGGAAAGCAGCTTGAGTACACCAACGCCGACGGCGAGATGGCGGTCTGGTTTTTGAGGGCTCTGGAGGAGGCAGAGCACTTCATCCTCGTTGACCCGAAGGCAACTCCCGTTGCACACAGAGCGGACCTCTGGCTGCCCGTAAGGCCGGGGACTGACGCTGCGCTCGCGTTGGGTATGCTCAACGTCATCATCAGCGAGGAGCTCTACGACAAAGACTTCGTGGAGCAGTGGACTCACGGCTTCGACAGGCTGAGGGAGAGAGTTGAAGAGTACAGCCCTGACAAGGTGAGCAGAATCACGTGGGTGCCCGAGGATAAGATAAAGCTCGCCGCGGAGTGGTTCGCAACATCAAGACCGGGCTGCATACAGATAGGTCAGGCTCTGGAAGCGGGAAACAACTCCATTCAAACTCTCAGAGCAATAATCTGTCTGATGGCGGTAACCGGCAACATAGAGAGGCCTGGCGGAATGGTGAACTGGGTGCCTCCAGAAACAGGGGAGATGGAGGAGTTCGCCTTAGAGGTTCCGCCACCTGAAGAGCTGCCCATCGGCGCTGACAGGTACAAACTTCTCGCCCTTCCGCCCTTCGCAATGTGCCACTTCGAGAGCGTTTGTGAGGACCTGCTCAATGGGGAGAGAAGAATAAAAATGATGCACCTTCAGGGAACGAATCCCGTGCTGGCCTACGCCAACTCGAAAGACGTGCTCAAGGCATTGCTCAACGTGGAGTTCATCTCGGTTGTTGACCTCTACATGTCACCGACGGCAAAGTATGCCGACATCGTTCTCCCAGCGGCACACTGGCTCGAAACCGACGATATTTACGACATGCACCCCAGATTCTTCGTCTCGGCGATAGTCAGGGCGGTTGAACCTGTTGGGGAAGCTCTGCCCGACAACGTGATATTCAACGAACTCGGCAAGAGGCTTGCACCGAAGTACTGGTTCAGCGACGTTTACGAAATGCTGAACTACCAGCTCAGGAAGGCGGGGATTACATGGGAGGAGTTCAAGGAAATCGGCGTGCTGGCAAGAACCGGAAAGGAGCACTACTACAAGTACAAAACCAACTACTGGAGGGAGGGAGGAGGATTTCCAACACCGACCGGCAAAATAGAGCTTTACTCAACCATCCTCGAAAACCTCAACTACGACCCGCTTCCCCACTACCGGGAGCCGAATGAAAGCCCCTACAGCACGCCGGAGCTGAGCGAGAAGTATCCGCTGATACTCTCCACAGGCGGGAGGGTGCCGTACTACTTCCACTCCCAGTACCGCCAGAATCCGTGGTTAAGAGAGCTGCAGCCCGACCCAGTAGCCCTGATACATCCAGAAACTGCTGAGAAATATGGAATAAAGGACGGAGACTGGATATGGATTGAGACCCCGCGTGGAAGGATAAGGCAGAGGGCGAGGCTTTTTGAGGCTATGAATCCTCGCTACGTGTTCGCTCAGGCTTCATGGTACTATCCGGAAAAACCCGACCTCGGTATTTTCGAGAGCAACGCCAACGTTCTGACGAGCAACAAACCTCCCTTCGACCCCTGCATTGGCTCCACGACCTTCAGGGCTATGCTTTGCAGGATTTACAGATGCGACGGGGGTGAGTGA
- a CDS encoding sodium:solute symporter family protein, which yields MEARWDILIPVLVYFLVTTLGVGFYLMKRMEKSEEDYLVAKRGLGAVPVGVTLALTVLGTPHILGVMESAYDIGLPAVWFSFAHAIMLAIVCLFTGRWARKLKVESVPEFLDVIFSNYWLRLMVGAVIAGAIFGICTLETQGLGVFVSILTGTSIEVGIVIGALIGILYVVLSGMKEVAWLNVLNAVILYIGIIAATFVLGSGLQNGWEGVNEFYISNDLAGKLNIFGSWEVFVGFALVNVLATVFFQGISQQGLHAALAAKSPDVLRKAMLIAVPVNGSFAVFAAVMGMAARATPEFAELGAKTATPAMIVSVLPTWASALLLATCLVAVLSSYAITLLAPTTIFVNDIYKAVLKPNASHEELLRLSRILTVLLAVAALIPAVSLPPILAAMMWLFSWLVPVFWFVIFGLFWKRSAPAAIITCLLVWVTINAWTMTPLPEVLGAPGWLHQVYLALIVTLVIGSLLNAVLPGKPGLFREKALAVRG from the coding sequence TTGGAGGCAAGATGGGATATACTGATACCCGTTTTGGTGTATTTCCTGGTGACAACCCTTGGTGTTGGATTCTACCTGATGAAAAGGATGGAAAAATCCGAAGAGGACTATCTGGTTGCGAAAAGGGGTCTGGGTGCGGTTCCAGTTGGTGTTACCCTCGCCCTTACGGTGCTTGGAACTCCCCACATACTGGGAGTTATGGAGTCGGCATATGACATCGGATTGCCCGCGGTCTGGTTTTCCTTCGCACACGCAATAATGCTGGCAATTGTATGTCTTTTTACTGGAAGATGGGCGAGAAAGCTCAAAGTGGAGTCCGTTCCAGAGTTTCTTGACGTCATTTTCAGCAACTACTGGTTGAGGCTGATGGTCGGTGCTGTCATAGCCGGAGCCATTTTCGGAATCTGCACCCTTGAAACACAGGGACTCGGTGTTTTCGTCTCAATTCTCACCGGAACTTCTATAGAAGTGGGGATAGTGATTGGAGCGCTGATAGGAATTCTTTACGTCGTCCTTTCGGGCATGAAAGAGGTTGCATGGCTCAACGTTCTCAACGCGGTTATTCTTTACATAGGCATCATTGCCGCAACCTTCGTTCTCGGCTCAGGGCTGCAGAACGGATGGGAGGGCGTTAACGAGTTCTACATCTCCAACGATTTGGCGGGCAAACTCAACATATTCGGATCATGGGAGGTTTTCGTCGGCTTTGCTCTCGTGAACGTGCTCGCAACGGTGTTTTTCCAGGGAATCAGCCAGCAGGGACTGCATGCGGCACTGGCAGCAAAATCTCCGGATGTGCTTAGAAAAGCTATGCTCATTGCCGTGCCTGTGAACGGATCCTTTGCCGTGTTTGCCGCAGTTATGGGAATGGCTGCAAGGGCAACACCGGAATTTGCCGAGCTCGGTGCGAAGACTGCTACACCCGCAATGATTGTGTCGGTTCTGCCAACATGGGCGTCGGCACTGCTTCTTGCAACCTGTCTTGTTGCTGTGCTGTCATCCTACGCCATCACACTTCTCGCCCCCACAACGATATTCGTTAACGACATTTACAAGGCCGTTCTCAAGCCGAATGCCTCGCATGAGGAGCTTCTCCGGCTCTCCAGAATTCTTACCGTTCTGCTCGCTGTTGCCGCGCTGATTCCTGCTGTGAGCCTCCCACCAATACTCGCCGCCATGATGTGGTTGTTCTCATGGCTCGTCCCAGTGTTCTGGTTCGTCATATTCGGGCTCTTCTGGAAGAGGTCCGCCCCAGCGGCGATTATCACGTGCTTGCTGGTTTGGGTGACCATAAACGCATGGACGATGACTCCACTGCCAGAAGTTCTCGGAGCTCCGGGTTGGCTGCATCAGGTCTATCTCGCTCTCATAGTTACTCTGGTGATCGGCTCACTGCTAAACGCGGTTCTGCCAGGGAAGCCGGGACTCTTCAGAGAAAAAGCTTTGGCTGTGAGGGGGTGA